The sequence TGCCACTGTCAGCCGCGGGCATCACTTCGCCGTTCACATATCTGGTGGCAATACTGCCCTGGATACTGGCGCCGCTTTCAATAGCGGTCATTGTCTGGTGTGTAATGGCCTGGAAAAACAGGTGGTTGAAAAAGGCGGGGTTGATCCATTACAGCCTCTATACTTTGTCTGCCGCCGGCATGACCTGGTTTTTCTGGTTTTACAATTCATTTGGTTTATGAAACCAGGTGGTTCTCTTGCTCTTCACTCCCTGCAGGTGCAAATTAATTTCCGGGTATTGCTGCAGACATTCAGTGGCCATGCCAGGGTCACCTTATTCTTTTAAGGTTTTTGTTAATTTTGTGGCCAAAACCTCTTGTTGAGATGGACCATGTAAGCGAGATAAACAGGCTGCGCCGGGAAAAGAATGCTGTGATCCTGGCGCATTATTACCAGGTAGGGGAAATTCAGGACATAGCCGACTTTGTGGGTGACAGCCTGGATCTGTCTCGTAAATCGGCCGATACAGATGCTGATATTATCGTGTTTGCAGGTGTTAATTTCATGGCTGAAACGGCCAAGATCCTCTCGCCCGGGAAAAAAGTACTTATACCTGACCCCGAGGCCGGTTGCTCGCTGGCTGATTCCTGTCCCCCGAACGAGTTCCGTAAATTCCGCGAAAAGCACCCTGACCATATAGTGGTTTCATATGTCAACACCACAGCCGAAATAAAGGCAATGACCGATATCTGCTGTACATCGACCAATGCCGTTAAGGTTATTGAAAGCCTGCCAAAGGACCGGAAGATCATCTTTGCACCCGACCGCAACCTTGGAAATTATATCAACAGCATTACCGGCAGGAATATGGTGGTGTGGGACGGAGCGTGCCACGTTCACGAGGAGTTTTCGCTTGAGCGTATCCTGGAGCTCAGGGAGCAGTATCCTGAGGCAAAGCTGATATCTCACCCTGAGTGCCGGAAACCCATACAGATAGTCTCCGATTTCATTGGGTCCACCTCTGCACTGCTCAAGTTTACGGGGAGCGATAATGCATCCACGTATATTGTGGCTACCGAATCGGGCATCCTTCACCAGATGCAGAAGCAGAATCCACAGAAGCTGTTTATACCGGCACCTCCGATAGATTCAACATGCGGTTGCAGCGACTGTAAATACATGAAGCTGCATACCATTGAAAAGATATACGACAGCCTTAACGAGGAGAAGTTTGAGGTCGATGTCGACCCCGTGATTCGTGAAAAAGCTGTCATACCTATCAGGAGGATGCTCGAAATTTCAGGTTGATCGCCTGTTAATCAAATAACCTTATTGATATGGTAAGATTTAAATACTGGCCCTGTGGACTATGGAGCAGGCCCGTTTCATCTTTTACGGGGCGCCTGGCTTCTGCCTTACGGGAATTCACCGGGGGCCGCATTGTTAGTCCCCGTCAGTTTTTTATCGCCCTTGCTGTTGCCGCAATGATCACAGGCGGGTGCGGCAGCGCTGAGGCCCCGGCTATCGAACTGAGGTATGAGGAGAACCAGGGCCTGGAATACCATGAGGTTATTGAGGCATATGAAGAGCTTGCCGGGTATTACAGGCAGGCTGCCCTTTTTGAGATGGGGAGTACTGATGTTGGCCGCCCGCTGCACCTGTTCATGATATCGGCCGACGGCGATTTTGACCCCGTGTCGGTCAGGCGCAAGGGTCGCGCAATAGTGCTGGTGAACAACGGTATTCATGCCGGTGAGCCTGCAGGGATCGATGCAAGCCTTGAATATGCGGCCAATGTGCTTGCAGGCCGTGACGGGATGGACAGGGTGCTTGGCAATACTGTAATCGCTATTATTCCTGTATACAACATCGGCGGTTCTCTGAACAGGAGCCGCTACCACAGGATGAACCAGGACGGGCCCGAATACAAGGGGGCAAGGCGCAATGCCAGGAACCTCGACCTGAACAGGGATTTTGCAAAGATGGATTCTGAAAACGCTAGGTCTTTCGCCCGGATTTTCCATTATCTCGATCCCGATGTGTTTGTCGACACCCACACAACCAACGGTGCTGACCACCAGAGTGTCATGACCCTTATTGCCACGATGCACCAGAAGCTGCCGGCCGGGATGGGGGAGTTCTTCAATGAAAAGATGGTGCCTGAGCTCTACCGGCGTATGAACAGTGAGACGCCCTACGGGATGGTGCCATACCTGCAGCTGGTTGACAGGAGCGATATACGCAAAGGAATTACAGGGTTCAATGACCATCCCTTCTACTCTACGGGGTATGCCTCGCTGTTCAACTGTTTCGCGTTCATGACCGAGACGCTCGTTTACAAACCCTTCCCCGAAAGGGTAAAAGCGACATATGAGTTTATCAGGTTCCTGGTTGAATTCACCTCCGGCAACTCAGGTGAGATCATTGGCCTGAGAAGGGATGCTGCCTTATATACCCGGGGTAAAACCGAGTATGTGGTCGACTGGCGGGTGGACCGCCAAAGGTATGACCGGATACTGTTCTGGGGATACGAGACCGGTGAGGCTGCCGCGCCCCTTTCGGGAAGGAGGGTTACAATCTATGATCATGACAGGAAATGGACAGATACGATACCATTTTATAACTATTTTTCACCTGCCGTGACAATCACTGCACCTGAGGCATATATCGTGCCGCAGGCCTGGGGCGGGGTTATTGAACGACTGTACATAAACGGGGTTGATATCCGGTTTTTTGACAGGGATACCGTAATTAACGTCGAGACACTGTACATTGATGAATTTGAGACAGGCAGCCGTCCGAACCAGGGCCGGCACCTGGTAACGGTTACCGGCAAGAGGAGGGAGCTGACTCCCAGGCAGTTCTACCGGGGAGATGCATATATAAGGGTCAACCAGGATGCCAACAACTACATCGTACACATGCTTGAGCCGTCGGCTCCGGCCTCTTTCCTGCGGTGGGGATTCTTTACTTCAGCCCTGGAGCCGGGCGAGTTTTTCTGGATATGGAGTTTTGAGGATCATGCCCATGGACTGTTGCAAAGTGACCGGGCGTTGCGTGAAGCGCTGGAGGAGAGGGAAGCGGGCGATCCGGATTTTGCGGCTGATCACGCGGCCCGTTTGCAGTTTCTGTACGACATGGTTGCCGGCCAGGCGACAGAGAGGGGCGCGAATCTCTACCCCGTGGCAAGGGTGCTGAGATAGGCAATGCATTGCCGTGTTGAACATAAGACACCGGTTCACCGGACAGGGGGTTCAGGACTTGCAAGGCAATACATTGCTTTGCCGGGCGTTAATAAAATGGTTTACGTATATTGAACCAAAGTGTGTATGCATTGTTTATTGCTCAGTAAAAATGGATTAAATATTCCGGTCCCGGGCAGCGGCTTATAAACAGTGTTTAGTAATTTCGCCGCAGACACCGGGTTATAATAATGGAATAGGATTATATTATTAAGTGGCAGATAATCAAACGCCAACGAATTGAAATATTATGAAGGGGCTGCTCTCATTTCTTCTTATAGCTACAACGATGGCACTGTTCTGGAACAACGCTGTTAACTGGCACTACCATCAGCTTCCCAACGGAATTGTAGTCGAGCATGCCCATCCCTACAATAAATCTGCTTCTTCGCCAGGCAACCCTTTTGAGAAGCATCACCATAGCGACTTTGAATACCTGATCCTTGACCTGGTTTATCACGGGACCCTGATTATTCTGATGGTGGTGCTGACACTGATGGTCTACCGGCAGCTGCTGACACACACCACTCTCAATAAACTGCCGGAAAGGGTATACAGCGGGTATTATAACCTTCCCCTGCTTCGTGGTCCTCCCCGTCTTTAAACACACCTCTCCTGCCGGGGTTCTGATATGATCCTGCCCGGGCTTGCCGGGTTTGGCTGTCAGCCGCAATACGGAAAAACTGTGCATGAGGATCCCGGTCGCCGTCGGAAATTAACCGGCTCCGTTTAACAATGTCCAACCAACAATTGAAAATTATATATGAGAACAATATTGATTGTATTCACAGCATTTGCTGTATCACTTGTCAGTCTTGGCGCCACAGAAGATGACCATACCGATGCCAACGTATTCGGACATGTTGTAAGCGCCGGGGATGGGGAGCACATACCCTTTATAAACGTTTTAATTGAGGGAACGAGGATCGGTACCATAACTGATGCCTCCGGTCACTACATACTCACTAATCTGCCTGAAGGTAGACACACCCTGGTTGTCAGGGGCATGGGTTATGAGCCTGCCTCGGTTGAATTTGAGATCAGGGCCAACCAGACACTTGAAGTGGATGTAGAGGTATACTACAGGGGAATTGATCTGGAGGAGATCATTGTAACCGCTTCGCCCACTGCCAGCGGCTTCAGATACCAGCCTGACATGGCCTATACTGGTGAAATGCTGCAGAAGCGTACCGAAGTCTCTTTCGGTGAAATGCTTAATCACTCACCCGGCATTGCCATGAGATCGCTCGGGTCGTCGCCTGCCCGTCCTGTTATAAGGGGTATGGACGGCGACAGAATTCTGTTGCTTGAAAACGGCGAGAGAATGGGTGATATTTCTGAAACATCGGCCGATCACTCCATTGCACTTGACCCGCTTGTGGCTAGCAGGGTAGAGGTGGTGCGCGGACCGGCAAGCCTGCTGTACGGATCGAGCGCGCTTGGCGGGGTCATCAACCTTATGACCACCGATATACCCGACAGGTGGGATCCCGGATCGTCGGGAGTGGTTTCACTGCAAGGGGCCACCATGAACAGGATGGGCGCCGGCTTTGGAAGGTATACCTGGGGTAACGACGACTTTGCCTTTACCGGAAGAATTGCCCACAGGCAGTCGTCAGACATTAGGACACCCGATGGCGTTTTACCGGGCACCTCGATGAACAATTACGACGGGTCCCTTGGTTTAGGGTTTGACCGGGGGGGGCGTGCGGGAGGCTTGAGCCTTTCAATGGCAAACCAGACCTATGAGATACCTGAGAATATTGACGACCCTGATGAGGGGGTTGAAATAAGGATGCAGCGGCAGGCTCTCCAGGGCCGTATGGGCTTTGTGAATGACGGCTTTATGGACAGGGGCCAGATCAGGTTCAATGCCAGCCGCATGTTCCAGCAGGAGATTGAGTATGAGTGGGAGGACGGGGTTGTTGATGAGGATGTTGAACTGGAATATGAGAAATATGCTTTCAGCTCCACCCTTACAATGCAGCATAAACCTTTCGAATTTTTCGACAGGGGCGCTGTCGGGGTTAATCTGCACGGCCACAGGATGGATGTGGGTGGTGATGAGGCCTATACCCCGGGAGAGATGCGCTTTAATCTTGGTGTTTTCACCTTCCAGGAGATACCCCTTTCGTCAAAAATGAGACTGCAGGCAGGGCTGAGAATTGATTACCAGCATACAGGAGCTCTTTCGAATGAATTTTTCCCCGATATCAGCGCAAGGAGAAATGCAGTCAATTACAGCGGTTCGATAGGATTCAATCACAGGCCTCTTGATGAACTGGAGATTGGCGGACAGTTTGCACGTTCGCACAGGAACCCCTCAGTTGAGGAGCTGTATGCCGACGGTCCCCATCTTGGCGCCGGTGTTTACGAGATTGGAAACAGCAATATCAAGGATGAGGTGGGACAGGGAGCCGACCTGTTCATCAGGTGGGATGATGGCATTTTTGACATTGAGCTGGCAGGATTTGTCAACCACTTCATGAACTACATTATTTTCGAGCCTACGGGTGATGTCGATCCTGCATCGGGGTTCCCGGTTTTTCGATATAATGGCGATGAGGCAAGGCTCATGGGATTCGAACTTTCCGGTTCTGTTCGGCTTCATGATAATGTGCAACTGGGAGTCGGAGCCGATTATGTTGACGGGCGCCGCTTTGCAAACGGGACGGAATACCTGCCGTTTATCCCGCCATTCAGGTTTATGGCAGATTTGGAGTATGATTTCGGGCAGGGATGGATAGGCGGCAGACTGGTATCGGCTGCAAGCCAGGGCAGGGTTGCCCCTGAGGAAGAGGAGACTGATGGTTATACTCTGCTTGGTTTTACCGCGGGATACCGACTGACCGGTCCCGGACGGCATGTAATTATACTCAGGGTTGACAACATACTGGATCAGAGGTACCGTGATCACCTGTCGCGCGTTGCCGAAAGGAATTTTCCCATGCCGGGAAGAAACTTCACACTGGCGTACAGGCTCTTCTTCTGAGATTGCCACGGTTACAAAATCCGGGATAGCCTTTTATCCGGTTTTATTGATCTCCGGAGCCTGATGTTTTGATTCAGCACGGTAGTTTAGAATTGCAATAAATAAGCTTTTTTTGAAGAGCAATTTCCACGAGGGATTGCTCTTTTTATTGTTAAATTAATATAATTACCCTCTTT is a genomic window of Marinilabiliales bacterium containing:
- the nadA gene encoding quinolinate synthase NadA, with the protein product MDHVSEINRLRREKNAVILAHYYQVGEIQDIADFVGDSLDLSRKSADTDADIIVFAGVNFMAETAKILSPGKKVLIPDPEAGCSLADSCPPNEFRKFREKHPDHIVVSYVNTTAEIKAMTDICCTSTNAVKVIESLPKDRKIIFAPDRNLGNYINSITGRNMVVWDGACHVHEEFSLERILELREQYPEAKLISHPECRKPIQIVSDFIGSTSALLKFTGSDNASTYIVATESGILHQMQKQNPQKLFIPAPPIDSTCGCSDCKYMKLHTIEKIYDSLNEEKFEVDVDPVIREKAVIPIRRMLEISG
- a CDS encoding TonB-dependent receptor, giving the protein MRTILIVFTAFAVSLVSLGATEDDHTDANVFGHVVSAGDGEHIPFINVLIEGTRIGTITDASGHYILTNLPEGRHTLVVRGMGYEPASVEFEIRANQTLEVDVEVYYRGIDLEEIIVTASPTASGFRYQPDMAYTGEMLQKRTEVSFGEMLNHSPGIAMRSLGSSPARPVIRGMDGDRILLLENGERMGDISETSADHSIALDPLVASRVEVVRGPASLLYGSSALGGVINLMTTDIPDRWDPGSSGVVSLQGATMNRMGAGFGRYTWGNDDFAFTGRIAHRQSSDIRTPDGVLPGTSMNNYDGSLGLGFDRGGRAGGLSLSMANQTYEIPENIDDPDEGVEIRMQRQALQGRMGFVNDGFMDRGQIRFNASRMFQQEIEYEWEDGVVDEDVELEYEKYAFSSTLTMQHKPFEFFDRGAVGVNLHGHRMDVGGDEAYTPGEMRFNLGVFTFQEIPLSSKMRLQAGLRIDYQHTGALSNEFFPDISARRNAVNYSGSIGFNHRPLDELEIGGQFARSHRNPSVEELYADGPHLGAGVYEIGNSNIKDEVGQGADLFIRWDDGIFDIELAGFVNHFMNYIIFEPTGDVDPASGFPVFRYNGDEARLMGFELSGSVRLHDNVQLGVGADYVDGRRFANGTEYLPFIPPFRFMADLEYDFGQGWIGGRLVSAASQGRVAPEEEETDGYTLLGFTAGYRLTGPGRHVIILRVDNILDQRYRDHLSRVAERNFPMPGRNFTLAYRLFF